GGCCAGCGTCGCCCCGGTGGATGCGAAGGCGGAAAGGGTTTCGCCCTCGGGCATGGGCGAGGCCCGGCCGCCGATCCGGGTCAGCACCAGGCTCTGTGCCAGGCCCGGAATAGTCAATTCCCGCCCCAAAGCGGCGGCGGCGGCGGCAAAGGCGGGTACGCCGGGCGTGAGCGTATAGGGGATGCCGAGCCGGTCGAGGCGTCGCATCTGCTCGGCTACGGCGCTCCACACCGAAAGGTCGCCGGAATGGAGGCGAGCCACGTCCTCACCGGCTTGGTGCGCCCGGACGAACTCGGCCTCGATCTCGTCCAGCGACATCGGCGCGGTGTTGACCAGACGGGCGCCAGGCGGGCACCAATCCAGCATTTCCTTGGGAACGATGGAGCCGGCATAGAGGCAGACGGGGCAGCCGGCCAGCAGGTCACGGCCGCGCACGGTGATGAGATCGGCAGCGCCCGGGCCGGCGCCGATAAAGTGAACATTCATGGTTTTACCCAGCGCCATTGGGTGATCGGCATGGCGGGACGCCAGCCTTGCATGGTGCCGAGGGGCTCGGCATGGGCGACTGAAAGCCGGACCAGTTCGCCCCCTCTCGTCGCGTGCAGAGCAAGCAGCACCTGTTCCATTTCCAGCGTCACCGCATTGGCGACGATGCGACCGCCAGGCCGGAGGGCATCGATGGCGGCATCCATGACCCCAGGCTCGGAGCCGCCGCCACCCACGAAAATGGCGTGAGGCGCTTCAAGGCCATGTAAAATATCGGGCGCAGAACCTTCGACTATACGCAGATCAGGGACGCCGAAGCTTTGGGCATTGCGGGCGATGCGGGCGGCACGGTCTGGCTCGGGCTCGATGGCGATGGCCCGAAGGCTGGGATCGGCCAGCATCCATTCAATGCCGATAGAGCCTGATCCAGCGCCGATATCCCAGAGCAATTCGTGGCGGCGCGGCGCGAGAGCGGCGAGGGTAAGCGCCCGAATGTCGCGCTTGGTGATCTGGCCGTCATGCTCGAACAGCGCATCGTCGAGCCCCGGCGTCAGCGGCAGGATGCGGGCGCCAGGCAGGGGGACGACAGTGATGGCGCAAATATTGAGCGGGTCGATATCGGAGAGCGAAAAGGATTCGGCCATTTGCGAGCGTAGCTGTTCGCGCGGACCGTCCAGCGCCTCCATCACCGTGAGGATGGAGCGCCCGAAACCGGCCTGGGTGAGGAGCGCGGCCAGGGCGGCGGGGCCGTGTTCATCGGATGTCAGGGCCAGGATGCGCGATGCCGCATGCAGATGTGGTCGAATGAGGTCGAGGGGACGGCCATGGAGCGACAGGCTGACCACGTCCTGCAAGGGCCAGCCCAGGCGTGCGGCAGCGAGGCTGAAGGCGGATGGATGCGAAATCACGCGCATCTGCGCTGGATCGATATGGCGGGCAAGACTGGCCCCGACGCCAAAATGGAAGGGGTCGCCCGAGGCCAGGACGCAGACTTTCCTGCCCTTCGCAGCGAGGACGGCTGCGATGGCGGCAGAAAACGGCGAGAGCCAGGACCGGGCCTCGCCTTTGATGGCTCCGGCGGCGAGCTCGAGATGCCGCGTGCCACCGAACACGAGCTCGGCCTCCCCGATGGCGGCGCGGGCAATAGGGGACAAGCCATCCAGCCCGTCTTCACCGATGCCGACCACAATAAGCCAGGGATCAGACATGGTTCATGGTCCCGCCGCGCGCGGTGAATAGACCAGCGGATCCATGCCGTCCCGCTCGATCACCCGTGTTTCCGCCGAGCCGATGATGACGCAGGTGGCCATGTCGGCCGCCTGCTGGTCGGCTTCGCCCAGCGGAACAACGGTGAAGTGCTCATCGGGGCGACCAATGGCGCGACCGAAAATGACCGGCGTGGTGACCGGCAGGATTTCGCGCAGCAGCTTGAAGGCGGTGGCCAATTGCCAGGGCCGCGACCTGGAAATGGGATTGTAGAGGGCGATCACCAGGCCAGCTTCGGCAACGGCGCGCAGCCGGCGCTCGATCAATTCCCAGGGTTTGAGATTGTCCGAGAGGGAAATGGCGCAGAAATCGTGGCCCAGCGGCGCGCCGGCGCGCGCGGCGACGGCCAGCATGGCGGTGACGCCCGGCAGCACGACGAGGTCGAGCCGACGCCAGGTTTCGGGGCCGGCCTCGATGGCTTCGCAAATCGCCGCGGCCATGGCAAAGACGCCCGGATCGCCGCCCGATACCACGCAGACATTGCCGCCGCGCGCGGCGGCATCGAGCGCGGCGCGGGCGCGGTCGATTTCCTGGCGATTGTCGGAGGCGATGCGCTGCTGCTCGGGACGCAGATTGAGCCGGTCGAGATAGGGACCATAACCGAAAAACACCTCACCCGCGGCGATCGCCTGCAATGCCTGCGGCGTGGTTTGGTTCGGATTGCCGGGCCCGGTGCCGATGATTGTCAGCCGCCCGGTCATGGGCGGGCGCTCCAGCCCGGCACCAGGATCAGCGAAAAATAGGGGGCGATATCGTCGGCCTTGTCGGTGAGCGGCATGGAATAGCCATTGGCCATGGTGCCGCGCTCGACATAGATCGCGCCGGCGAGACGCCCGGAATCGGCCAGGGCGGCGCGGACCTTGGCGAGATTACGGCCTAATTTCAT
This genomic stretch from Devosia sp. YIM 151766 harbors:
- the cbiE gene encoding precorrin-6y C5,15-methyltransferase (decarboxylating) subunit CbiE; amino-acid sequence: MSDPWLIVVGIGEDGLDGLSPIARAAIGEAELVFGGTRHLELAAGAIKGEARSWLSPFSAAIAAVLAAKGRKVCVLASGDPFHFGVGASLARHIDPAQMRVISHPSAFSLAAARLGWPLQDVVSLSLHGRPLDLIRPHLHAASRILALTSDEHGPAALAALLTQAGFGRSILTVMEALDGPREQLRSQMAESFSLSDIDPLNICAITVVPLPGARILPLTPGLDDALFEHDGQITKRDIRALTLAALAPRRHELLWDIGAGSGSIGIEWMLADPSLRAIAIEPEPDRAARIARNAQSFGVPDLRIVEGSAPDILHGLEAPHAIFVGGGGSEPGVMDAAIDALRPGGRIVANAVTLEMEQVLLALHATRGGELVRLSVAHAEPLGTMQGWRPAMPITQWRWVKP
- a CDS encoding precorrin-3B C(17)-methyltransferase; the protein is MTGRLTIIGTGPGNPNQTTPQALQAIAAGEVFFGYGPYLDRLNLRPEQQRIASDNRQEIDRARAALDAAARGGNVCVVSGGDPGVFAMAAAICEAIEAGPETWRRLDLVVLPGVTAMLAVAARAGAPLGHDFCAISLSDNLKPWELIERRLRAVAEAGLVIALYNPISRSRPWQLATAFKLLREILPVTTPVIFGRAIGRPDEHFTVVPLGEADQQAADMATCVIIGSAETRVIERDGMDPLVYSPRAAGP
- the cobM gene encoding precorrin-4 C(11)-methyltransferase, with amino-acid sequence MNVHFIGAGPGAADLITVRGRDLLAGCPVCLYAGSIVPKEMLDWCPPGARLVNTAPMSLDEIEAEFVRAHQAGEDVARLHSGDLSVWSAVAEQMRRLDRLGIPYTLTPGVPAFAAAAAALGRELTIPGLAQSLVLTRIGGRASPMPEGETLSAFASTGATLAIHLAIHALDDIVAELTPLYGADCPVAIVAHASWPNQTMLVGTLADIATKFAAHPIERTAIIFVGKGLAAADFRESSLYDPDYQRRFRSRD